Proteins encoded within one genomic window of Rhinoderma darwinii isolate aRhiDar2 unplaced genomic scaffold, aRhiDar2.hap1 Scaffold_734, whole genome shotgun sequence:
- the LOC142729742 gene encoding mitotic checkpoint serine/threonine-protein kinase BUB1 beta-like isoform X1 — MLLCFLYNHVQSMAQDGDEWELSKENVQPLRHGRDMSTLQEVLSQQVHANHNAILQRKQAFELELHFYTGDDPLDVWDRYIKWAEQAYPQGGKESNLSPLLERAVRIFHQEQKYYGDLRYLNICLKFVSSAK; from the exons CAGAGTATGGCACAGGACGGAGATGAGTGGGAACTCAGTAAGGAAAATGTTCAACCTCTTCGACATGGGAGGGATATGTCGACTCTGCAGGAGGTTCTCTCCCAGCAAGTCCATGCCAACCATAATGCCATCCTGCAAAGGAAACA ggcctTTGAATTGGAACTTCACTTTTACACTGGAGATGATCCTTTGGATGTTTGGGACCG GTATATAAAATGGGCAGAACAAGCATATCCCCAGGGAGGTAAAGAGAGCAACTTGTCTCCACTGCTAGAGAGAGCGGTCAGGATATTCCACCAAGAGCAGAAGTATTATGGAGATCTGCGCTATCTCAATATTTGCCTCAAGTTTGTAAGTTCAGCAAAATAA
- the LOC142729742 gene encoding mitotic checkpoint serine/threonine-protein kinase BUB1 beta-like isoform X2 — MAQDGDEWELSKENVQPLRHGRDMSTLQEVLSQQVHANHNAILQRKQAFELELHFYTGDDPLDVWDRYIKWAEQAYPQGGKESNLSPLLERAVRIFHQEQKYYGDLRYLNICLKFVSSAK; from the exons ATGGCACAGGACGGAGATGAGTGGGAACTCAGTAAGGAAAATGTTCAACCTCTTCGACATGGGAGGGATATGTCGACTCTGCAGGAGGTTCTCTCCCAGCAAGTCCATGCCAACCATAATGCCATCCTGCAAAGGAAACA ggcctTTGAATTGGAACTTCACTTTTACACTGGAGATGATCCTTTGGATGTTTGGGACCG GTATATAAAATGGGCAGAACAAGCATATCCCCAGGGAGGTAAAGAGAGCAACTTGTCTCCACTGCTAGAGAGAGCGGTCAGGATATTCCACCAAGAGCAGAAGTATTATGGAGATCTGCGCTATCTCAATATTTGCCTCAAGTTTGTAAGTTCAGCAAAATAA